One region of candidate division KSB1 bacterium genomic DNA includes:
- a CDS encoding NHL repeat-containing protein, translating into MHTYGVRKATAKHLFLYMQNRVKVRDPQGIAATRLDVWDDPKETKDDDEITVYGVNSGQDVIIYNTSMTAITVYGLNEKGEKRLNRPRGIAAHRGGDVYLADTGNNRIVHFFNPGKELKWVRALENMSAPQDVAISADRTVFVADTGNNRVLVFRDDKLLQAWEAAGKFSSPTGIAATDSTEQWSYYKDNFVVVADRNGQRLQKFTREGHLLKTMTATEIGKPNAKFMYLAIDYYSNIFVTDFNNHCLHKFDRDLNYLTSFGRQGRGDKEFLEPRGISIYKRFGQVLIADRESAQYFWVGTDVFDLRASTHQSPALVQLDYFLTEPSYVTLEILDTNGSVIAKPMENTLRFSGAQQELLGGKWEPAPVQWVDNQRRYDSKALQKMPPVAAGKYVLRLTIAATYSSYKYFAKTVELPFSIS; encoded by the coding sequence TTGCATACCTACGGCGTGCGCAAAGCCACGGCGAAACATCTTTTTCTTTATATGCAGAACCGCGTCAAAGTGCGCGATCCGCAGGGCATCGCAGCCACGCGCTTAGACGTTTGGGATGATCCCAAGGAGACCAAAGATGATGACGAGATCACGGTGTACGGCGTCAACTCCGGACAGGACGTGATCATTTACAATACTTCGATGACGGCGATTACGGTTTACGGGTTGAATGAAAAAGGCGAGAAACGGCTTAATCGTCCGCGCGGCATCGCCGCCCATCGCGGCGGAGATGTTTATCTTGCTGATACCGGCAACAATCGCATTGTTCATTTTTTTAACCCCGGCAAAGAACTGAAATGGGTGCGGGCATTAGAAAACATGTCGGCGCCGCAGGACGTGGCGATCTCCGCCGATCGCACCGTGTTCGTGGCCGACACCGGCAATAACCGCGTGCTGGTTTTTCGGGATGACAAGCTGCTGCAGGCCTGGGAGGCGGCGGGGAAATTTTCATCGCCAACCGGAATTGCGGCGACGGACAGCACGGAACAATGGTCGTATTACAAAGACAACTTCGTCGTCGTGGCTGATCGCAACGGGCAACGCCTGCAAAAATTCACGCGCGAGGGGCATCTACTCAAAACCATGACCGCCACGGAAATCGGCAAACCTAACGCGAAATTCATGTACCTCGCCATCGATTATTACAGCAACATTTTCGTCACCGATTTCAACAATCATTGCCTGCACAAATTCGACCGCGATTTGAATTATTTGACTTCGTTCGGCCGGCAGGGCAGAGGCGACAAGGAATTTCTCGAGCCGCGCGGCATTTCGATTTACAAACGCTTCGGCCAGGTGCTCATCGCCGACCGCGAGTCGGCGCAATATTTTTGGGTCGGCACCGACGTATTCGACCTGCGCGCATCCACGCATCAAAGCCCGGCGCTCGTACAACTCGATTATTTTCTCACCGAGCCGAGCTATGTGACGCTGGAGATTCTGGATACGAATGGCAGTGTAATCGCCAAGCCAATGGAGAACACGCTGAGATTCTCCGGCGCCCAGCAGGAATTATTGGGCGGCAAATGGGAGCCCGCCCCTGTTCAGTGGGTAGACAATCAACGCCGTTACGATTCCAAGGCATTACAAAAGATGCCGCCGGTGGCTGCAGGAAAATATGTGCTGCGCTTGACGATCGCAGCGACTTACTCCAGTTACAAATATTTTGCAAAAACCGTAGAGCTACCGTTCTCAATTTCGTAA
- the uvrC gene encoding excinuclease ABC subunit UvrC yields the protein MSLSTTLQDKLDNLPAKPGVYQFIDKTGKIIYVGKAKVLRNRVRSYFQEARPLDPKTLRLVSHVADLEVIVTDSEMEALILEMNLIKEYKPRYNVNLKDDKSFPYIRVTNELFPRIFPTRRIVKDGSQYFGPYTDVGQMRALLKTVKRIFPIRSCNYHFTPEIIARKKYKLCLDYYIKKCDGPCEGLVSSEEYAKVVQQVVNFINGRDRLVVNEMKEKMQTLAEKRLYEQAAKLRDRIRFIEDFQYKQKVVTDDLTDRDVVAVAMEDEDAAGAVFKVRDGKIIGRQHYYLNGVFGEKYEHVVLAFAKQFYLKADFIPEEIHLPAEIPEMEEIQSWLENRRGGPVKLVTPKLGEKAKLVEMCAKNALLLLQELKLQKMQAKMKVPHSVAALQRDLRLQKPPRRIECFDISNMQGTDPVAAMVTFEDGRPKKSDYRKFKIRSKQTPDDFAMMAEAVERRYSGSLSQKLPLPDLILVDGGKGQLNTALGVLQKLNLQIPLAALAKRLDEVFVPGSPDPQNIPKTSSGIKLLQQLRDEAHRFGVTFHRSLRTKRTTVSELDGIAGIGAAKRNALIKFFGAVEGVRNASVDELILVRGITASLAQKIWEHFHTVADEGTAKEIAAPQQAEEKTSNEILDGIYSATNEAPAKTE from the coding sequence ATGAGCCTCTCCACGACTCTCCAGGACAAACTCGACAACCTGCCCGCCAAGCCCGGCGTTTATCAGTTCATCGACAAGACGGGCAAGATCATCTACGTCGGCAAGGCGAAGGTACTGCGCAATCGCGTGCGCTCGTATTTTCAGGAGGCGCGGCCGCTTGATCCGAAGACGCTGCGGCTCGTTTCGCACGTCGCCGATCTCGAAGTGATCGTCACCGATTCGGAGATGGAAGCGCTCATTCTGGAGATGAATTTGATCAAAGAGTACAAGCCGCGCTACAACGTCAATCTCAAAGATGATAAAAGCTTTCCTTATATCCGTGTGACCAATGAGCTTTTTCCACGCATCTTTCCCACGCGCCGCATCGTCAAGGACGGCTCGCAGTATTTCGGCCCGTACACTGACGTCGGCCAAATGCGCGCGCTGCTGAAAACGGTGAAGCGGATTTTTCCGATTCGAAGCTGCAATTATCATTTCACGCCAGAAATCATCGCCCGCAAGAAATACAAGCTCTGTCTCGATTATTACATCAAGAAATGCGACGGCCCGTGCGAAGGCTTGGTTTCATCAGAAGAATACGCGAAGGTCGTGCAACAGGTGGTGAACTTCATCAATGGCCGCGACCGTCTCGTCGTCAACGAAATGAAAGAAAAAATGCAGACGCTGGCGGAGAAACGTCTCTACGAGCAGGCCGCCAAGCTGCGCGACCGCATCCGTTTTATCGAAGATTTTCAGTACAAGCAAAAAGTGGTGACGGATGATTTGACCGACCGCGATGTCGTGGCGGTGGCAATGGAGGATGAAGACGCCGCCGGCGCGGTGTTCAAAGTGCGCGACGGCAAAATCATCGGCCGGCAGCATTATTATCTCAACGGCGTGTTTGGCGAGAAATATGAGCACGTCGTCTTGGCTTTTGCCAAGCAGTTTTATTTGAAAGCCGATTTCATTCCGGAGGAAATTCATCTGCCCGCGGAAATTCCGGAGATGGAAGAAATCCAAAGCTGGCTGGAAAATCGCCGGGGCGGCCCGGTTAAATTAGTCACGCCAAAACTCGGCGAGAAGGCCAAGCTCGTCGAAATGTGCGCGAAGAATGCGCTTCTGCTTTTGCAAGAATTAAAATTGCAAAAGATGCAGGCAAAGATGAAAGTTCCCCACAGCGTCGCCGCATTGCAGCGCGATTTGCGTTTGCAGAAGCCGCCGCGCCGCATCGAGTGTTTCGATATATCCAACATGCAAGGAACCGATCCGGTCGCCGCGATGGTTACATTTGAAGACGGCCGGCCGAAAAAGTCGGACTACCGCAAATTCAAAATCCGCTCCAAGCAAACGCCGGACGACTTCGCGATGATGGCGGAGGCGGTGGAGCGACGCTACTCCGGCTCGCTGTCGCAAAAGCTGCCGCTGCCGGATTTGATTCTCGTGGACGGCGGCAAGGGCCAGCTCAACACCGCGCTGGGCGTTTTGCAAAAACTGAATCTGCAAATTCCGCTCGCGGCGCTGGCCAAGCGTCTGGACGAGGTGTTCGTGCCTGGTTCGCCGGACCCGCAAAATATTCCGAAAACGTCGTCCGGAATAAAATTGCTCCAGCAACTGCGCGACGAGGCGCACCGCTTCGGTGTGACGTTTCATCGTTCCTTGCGCACAAAACGCACGACGGTCTCCGAGCTGGATGGCATTGCCGGCATCGGTGCGGCCAAGCGCAATGCACTGATCAAATTCTTCGGCGCGGTTGAGGGCGTGCGCAACGCCTCGGTGGATGAGCTGATTTTGGTGCGAGGCATCACTGCAAGCCTGGCGCAGAAGATTTGGGAGCATTTTCATACGGTGGCAGATGAAGGCACGGCCAAGGAGATTGCAGCGCCGCAACAGGCCGAGGAAAAAACGAGCAATGAAATTTTGGATGGAATTTACTCCGCTACAAATGAAGCGCCTGCAAAAACTGAATGA
- a CDS encoding Hsp20/alpha crystallin family protein, which produces MSLVRWNPARELNRMHDELNRLFSGFFSGDTLETSFARGTWEPLVDISETPESYLVTAELPGLTKDDVNISYEDGVLTIRGEKKQEKEEKRKNYHRIERSFGTFERSFRVPSRVVIDKVEAKFKDGVLNLTLPKSEEARPKEIPIKIS; this is translated from the coding sequence ATGTCACTCGTACGTTGGAACCCTGCTCGTGAGCTGAACAGAATGCACGATGAATTGAATCGTTTGTTCAGCGGCTTTTTTTCCGGCGACACTCTCGAAACCTCGTTCGCACGCGGCACGTGGGAGCCTTTGGTTGACATCAGCGAAACGCCAGAGAGCTATTTAGTCACTGCCGAATTGCCAGGCCTGACCAAAGATGACGTCAACATCAGCTATGAAGACGGCGTCCTGACGATTCGCGGCGAGAAGAAGCAAGAGAAGGAAGAGAAGCGCAAAAACTATCATCGCATTGAGCGCAGCTTCGGCACGTTTGAACGCTCCTTCCGTGTGCCTTCGCGAGTGGTCATTGACAAGGTCGAAGCGAAATTCAAAGATGGTGTTTTGAATCTGACGTTGCCGAAGTCTGAAGAGGCCCGTCCAAAAGAGATTCCGATCAAAATCAGTTGA
- a CDS encoding zinc ribbon domain-containing protein, with product MPIYLYHCDACDTNHEVLQKFSDVPMNACPDCGSAVKKLFTPEIGLSFKGSGFYITDYVRNGNGKAEKSAPSEKTTKAE from the coding sequence ATGCCGATTTATTTATATCATTGCGACGCCTGCGACACGAATCACGAAGTGTTGCAAAAGTTTTCCGATGTCCCCATGAACGCATGCCCCGATTGCGGCAGCGCGGTAAAGAAATTGTTCACTCCCGAAATCGGCTTGAGCTTTAAAGGCAGCGGATTTTATATCACGGATTACGTTCGTAATGGCAACGGCAAGGCAGAAAAATCCGCGCCGTCAGAGAAAACGACGAAGGCGGAGTAG
- a CDS encoding type II toxin-antitoxin system Phd/YefM family antitoxin: MKFQDTSRSLGHLMTHADQIIAEMNANRHPVIITHKGEPCAVLQDFESYERQHDALIMLQLLARWQCGPGQQGTASLKRKMEKAEPRLRKIRKAS; encoded by the coding sequence ATGAAATTCCAGGACACCTCAAGATCGCTCGGCCATTTGATGACCCACGCCGATCAAATTATTGCCGAGATGAATGCCAACCGGCATCCGGTTATCATCACCCATAAAGGCGAACCGTGCGCCGTGCTCCAAGATTTTGAAAGCTACGAGCGCCAACATGACGCGCTGATCATGCTGCAATTGCTCGCGCGTTGGCAGTGCGGGCCTGGCCAGCAAGGAACGGCTTCGCTCAAAAGAAAGATGGAGAAAGCCGAGCCGCGGCTGCGAAAAATTCGGAAGGCGAGTTAA
- a CDS encoding YfiM family protein, which translates to MHFFLEHMFKPSFAGTPVGSRSTSKRRRRRQRDFSKKGKKRNQSLVHCQAAPAALHLQRTSFTSMPVLGWKGIWAALGIFSLLGAGPLNRSDELVWLMENFSRHCGAHAGKRNEARLFSSFTGTPSSSWRAENFLKETAPIRSRQPGALPHSSESTRTTVQKRFEQSFFRTGQAIEPEKTLSGPVAAQWASLESPRLPHRTFPPDLIASDPRLGRMAFMMWPASSSPVRRPGLRWERLALVQTGSLGMTVFGFRKMDEFFGRGQRSFRAGNDWTSDRTLHFDELLHFQGGYRITQGLIEMYRWAGLNATWAECLGAGTAASVMTYLEYVDGRRPKPKQGASYSDFTANLLGVGFALAKQHVAMLQDVDLRLNYTSFGDVLHKKTLLKYDRMTHWLTYDLKRQWNVPLHVGIGYGVQNSFKPNVRSEIYLGVGLTPVDILERYYPAAAKPLAWLSMYHFGWQVQIK; encoded by the coding sequence ATGCACTTTTTTCTGGAACACATGTTTAAACCGTCATTCGCCGGAACGCCGGTGGGGAGCCGCTCGACATCCAAGCGCCGTCGAAGACGCCAGCGTGATTTTTCCAAGAAAGGCAAAAAGAGAAATCAATCGCTGGTGCACTGTCAGGCCGCGCCAGCCGCGCTTCATCTGCAACGAACTTCCTTCACCAGCATGCCAGTTTTAGGATGGAAAGGCATTTGGGCGGCGCTGGGAATTTTTTCGCTGCTCGGCGCCGGGCCGTTGAATCGCAGCGATGAGTTGGTGTGGTTGATGGAAAACTTTTCGCGCCATTGCGGGGCTCACGCCGGCAAACGCAATGAAGCGAGGCTGTTTTCATCATTCACCGGCACACCGTCTTCGAGCTGGCGAGCGGAAAATTTTTTGAAGGAGACGGCGCCGATTCGTTCCCGGCAACCGGGGGCTTTGCCGCATTCTTCCGAATCAACGCGGACGACGGTTCAGAAGCGTTTTGAACAATCTTTTTTCCGCACCGGTCAAGCGATTGAGCCAGAAAAAACGTTGAGCGGGCCAGTCGCGGCACAGTGGGCGAGCCTCGAATCACCGCGGCTGCCGCACCGGACTTTTCCGCCCGATTTGATCGCGAGCGATCCGCGTTTGGGAAGAATGGCGTTCATGATGTGGCCGGCTTCGTCGTCGCCGGTTCGCCGGCCCGGTTTGCGGTGGGAACGTTTGGCGCTGGTTCAAACCGGCAGTTTGGGAATGACTGTGTTCGGCTTTCGGAAGATGGATGAATTTTTCGGCCGAGGCCAGCGCTCTTTTCGCGCCGGCAATGATTGGACCAGTGACCGTACGCTGCATTTCGATGAGCTGCTGCATTTTCAAGGCGGCTACCGGATTACGCAAGGCTTGATCGAGATGTATCGCTGGGCCGGATTGAACGCGACGTGGGCGGAATGCCTCGGCGCCGGCACGGCGGCTTCGGTGATGACGTATCTCGAGTACGTCGACGGCCGCCGTCCCAAGCCCAAGCAAGGTGCGAGTTATTCGGATTTCACGGCGAATCTGCTCGGCGTCGGCTTTGCGCTTGCCAAACAGCACGTCGCCATGCTGCAAGATGTCGATCTGCGCCTCAACTACACTTCGTTCGGTGACGTGTTGCACAAAAAAACTTTGCTGAAATACGATCGCATGACACACTGGCTCACGTACGATCTGAAACGCCAGTGGAACGTGCCGTTGCATGTCGGTATCGGTTACGGTGTGCAAAATTCGTTCAAGCCGAATGTGCGTTCGGAAATCTATCTCGGCGTCGGCTTGACGCCGGTGGATATTTTGGAGCGCTATTATCCCGCCGCCGCCAAGCCCCTGGCGTGGTTGAGCATGTATCATTTCGGCTGGCAGGTGCAGATCAAGTAA
- a CDS encoding NAD(P)-binding domain-containing protein translates to MPELFIVLALALLLVGWQHRHRAKQDRLHQSKLQQNIRDGIAAPPSLHPFINPDLCIGCGSCITACPEQNVLGLVNMKSVLLQPDHCVGHGKCEVACPVGAITLVLGARENGVEVPVTDEFFQTRVPGVYVAGELGGIGLIRNSMRQGMQCIDAIAAKPQKNAARYDVIIVGAGPAGLGATLQAAAKKLRYLTLEQNDIGGTVLKYPRRKVVMTAPLHLPGYGKIHFRDVRKEDLLAEWQKIIQKTGINIQTKTRVEKIERKGNVLEVIAGNHRYTAANVVLALGRRGTPRQLGVPGEELPKVIYQLDDPQEFAGRHCLVVGGGDSALECALMLADAGARVALSYRQGTIARAKPRNRQLFEEAVRQRRIHALMPSVVKAIAPQSVRLEVNGEEKNIPNDDVIVMAGGVMPFEFLKEIGIEMRTLYGEPLPGRKSV, encoded by the coding sequence ATGCCAGAATTGTTTATCGTTCTTGCTTTGGCTTTGCTGCTCGTGGGTTGGCAACACCGGCACCGCGCCAAACAAGATCGTTTGCACCAAAGCAAGCTGCAGCAAAATATTCGCGACGGCATTGCCGCGCCGCCGTCGTTGCATCCGTTCATCAACCCCGATCTGTGCATCGGCTGCGGCAGTTGCATCACTGCCTGTCCGGAGCAAAATGTGCTGGGGCTGGTCAATATGAAATCCGTTCTTTTGCAGCCCGATCATTGCGTCGGCCACGGCAAATGCGAGGTCGCTTGCCCGGTCGGTGCGATCACATTGGTGCTCGGCGCCAGAGAAAACGGCGTGGAAGTGCCGGTGACCGATGAATTTTTTCAAACGCGCGTGCCGGGAGTATATGTGGCCGGCGAGCTGGGCGGCATCGGCTTGATTCGCAACTCGATGCGGCAAGGCATGCAGTGCATCGACGCCATCGCCGCAAAGCCGCAAAAAAATGCGGCGAGGTATGACGTCATCATCGTCGGCGCCGGCCCGGCCGGATTGGGCGCCACCCTTCAGGCGGCGGCGAAAAAGCTGCGCTATCTCACGCTCGAGCAAAATGACATCGGCGGCACGGTGTTGAAATATCCCCGGCGCAAAGTCGTCATGACCGCGCCGTTGCACTTGCCGGGCTACGGCAAAATTCATTTTCGCGACGTGCGCAAGGAAGACTTGTTGGCGGAATGGCAAAAGATCATTCAGAAAACCGGCATTAACATTCAAACGAAAACACGCGTCGAAAAAATTGAGCGGAAAGGAAATGTGCTGGAGGTCATTGCCGGCAATCACCGCTACACCGCAGCCAACGTCGTGCTCGCACTTGGCCGGCGGGGAACGCCGCGCCAATTGGGCGTACCGGGCGAAGAACTGCCAAAAGTCATTTATCAACTCGATGATCCGCAGGAATTTGCCGGCCGCCATTGCCTCGTCGTTGGCGGCGGCGACAGCGCACTGGAGTGCGCGTTGATGTTGGCCGATGCGGGTGCGCGCGTCGCGCTTTCTTATCGGCAAGGCACGATCGCGCGCGCCAAGCCGCGCAATCGCCAACTGTTTGAAGAAGCCGTGCGCCAGCGCCGCATTCACGCCCTCATGCCCAGCGTGGTCAAAGCCATTGCCCCGCAATCCGTGCGCCTGGAGGTGAACGGCGAGGAAAAAAATATTCCCAATGACGACGTCATCGTCATGGCCGGCGGCGTCATGCCGTTTGAATTTTTGAAAGAGATCGGCATTGAAATGCGCACGCTGTACGGCGAGCCGTTGCCGGGAAGGAAATCAGTTTGA
- a CDS encoding HAMP domain-containing histidine kinase codes for MLKLRQPPRSWLANLPIRRKIALPLMAALAVMLISVVLYFPQRHTQTLRQAYWREASRMAEAIVVAVALALEAHNYALLEQTVSAMRLDNNVSCLFLFDEAGDSLVAYNPGHVAFALAANGVSDDHIMIRREIGNQEQQPFGALLLGYSLEDMHRQAREYRIATFAFTTIAFVLGLIFINQISQRITQPISRLHAQMQAIIAQGSYDGATTTAFTDEIGSLAEVFNRMMSELQSRHERLRESQEKYRQLYEKLKELDRLKSNFVSDASHHLRTPLTIIIGEIEVALRQLRDIDEYRETLGIIEDEAKYLGKIVDNLLTLAKADAGSLIVPQPDVDVAAICENEVKRAGILAKSKNLRLESRIARDCLITADPNRLAELIFNLLENAVKYTPAGKSITVTLENAPDNVVLQVADTGPGIPREDWERIFDRFYRGKLFSKKAKGAGLGLAICASIIKAHGGTISVSSRLGEGSIFTVTLPRQAETAQDLLNVATDSENKSCLISDTD; via the coding sequence ATGCTGAAGCTTCGCCAACCGCCGCGATCGTGGCTCGCGAACCTGCCGATCCGCCGGAAAATTGCGCTGCCGCTGATGGCCGCTCTCGCCGTCATGCTGATCTCGGTCGTGCTCTATTTTCCGCAGCGCCACACGCAAACGCTCAGGCAAGCATACTGGCGCGAAGCCAGCCGCATGGCCGAGGCGATTGTGGTTGCCGTCGCCCTCGCTTTGGAAGCGCACAACTATGCGCTGCTGGAGCAAACGGTTTCGGCCATGCGCCTTGACAACAATGTGTCCTGCCTGTTTCTTTTTGATGAAGCAGGAGACAGTCTCGTTGCTTACAATCCCGGCCACGTCGCTTTCGCGCTCGCTGCCAATGGGGTGAGCGACGATCACATCATGATTCGGCGCGAAATCGGCAATCAAGAACAACAGCCGTTCGGCGCCCTGCTGCTGGGTTATAGCCTTGAGGATATGCACCGGCAAGCCCGCGAGTATCGCATTGCCACGTTCGCGTTCACGACGATTGCCTTCGTTTTGGGGCTGATTTTTATCAACCAGATTTCCCAGCGCATCACTCAGCCGATTTCCCGGCTGCATGCGCAAATGCAGGCGATTATCGCACAGGGCAGTTATGACGGTGCCACCACCACGGCGTTCACTGATGAAATCGGCAGTTTGGCGGAAGTTTTCAACCGCATGATGTCCGAGCTGCAGTCGCGCCACGAACGCTTGCGCGAATCGCAGGAAAAATATCGCCAGCTTTACGAAAAGCTCAAAGAACTCGATCGCTTGAAATCCAATTTTGTCTCGGACGCTTCGCACCATCTGCGCACGCCGCTGACCATCATCATCGGCGAAATCGAAGTCGCCCTGCGACAACTGCGTGACATAGATGAGTATCGGGAGACGCTGGGCATCATTGAAGATGAAGCCAAATACCTCGGCAAAATCGTCGACAATTTGTTGACGCTGGCCAAAGCCGACGCCGGCAGTCTGATCGTTCCGCAACCCGATGTTGACGTGGCGGCGATTTGCGAAAATGAAGTCAAGCGCGCCGGCATTCTCGCCAAAAGCAAAAATCTTCGCCTCGAGAGCCGGATCGCGCGGGATTGCTTGATCACCGCGGATCCCAACCGGCTGGCGGAGTTGATTTTCAATCTCCTCGAAAATGCGGTAAAATATACGCCCGCTGGCAAGTCCATCACCGTCACGTTGGAAAACGCGCCGGACAATGTCGTGCTGCAAGTGGCGGACACCGGCCCCGGCATTCCGCGCGAGGATTGGGAGCGAATTTTCGACCGCTTTTATCGCGGCAAACTTTTTTCAAAAAAAGCGAAAGGCGCCGGACTGGGCCTGGCGATTTGCGCCAGCATTATCAAAGCGCATGGCGGTACCATATCCGTTTCAAGCCGTTTAGGCGAAGGCAGCATTTTTACAGTCACGCTGCCACGGCAGGCGGAGACGGCGCAAGATTTGCTAAATGTCGCTACTGACAGTGAAAACAAAAGTTGCCTGATTTCTGATACGGATTGA
- a CDS encoding porin, producing MKTGRKIFWLFAAIWLSADGVFGQELIGPHGYLTFEAEISNKDSVGKRGTFDLHHFNLFGDYLLNDKARVFGEIEFEHAGDTEGSTFAEEEEGDIRVERAWFEYAFSQKCKLQLGKFLTPYGIYNEIHDAAPAYDTSILPESIYGVHSNPFGQQQRYYAKFSLGVQVLGKLELGGASLQYQLVLANGRGRQPYAQDDNKNKALGARLLAELPAWHLKAGYSFYSEKNGWAHHTRQSSHAGDLRFEWRRWRVSGEFAHSVLNSGNVFTPNQVANGGYGELAYQLFNRQTILVRYDILDPHRRRSGDLERDVTIGTSVQIIRQTVVAKAEVHFWRVESGAPRHYTLGIASLAVVF from the coding sequence GTGAAAACAGGACGAAAAATTTTTTGGCTTTTTGCGGCCATTTGGCTGAGCGCCGATGGTGTTTTCGGACAGGAACTGATCGGGCCGCACGGTTATTTGACTTTCGAAGCCGAAATCAGCAACAAGGATTCGGTGGGCAAGCGCGGCACGTTCGATCTGCACCATTTCAATTTGTTCGGCGATTATTTGCTGAACGATAAGGCGCGCGTGTTCGGCGAGATCGAATTCGAGCATGCCGGCGATACGGAAGGCAGCACCTTTGCCGAGGAAGAGGAGGGCGATATTCGCGTCGAGCGCGCCTGGTTTGAATACGCCTTCTCGCAAAAATGTAAATTGCAGCTCGGCAAATTTTTGACGCCGTACGGCATTTACAACGAGATTCACGATGCCGCGCCGGCTTATGACACTTCGATTTTGCCGGAGTCGATCTACGGGGTTCATTCCAACCCTTTCGGCCAGCAGCAAAGATATTACGCGAAATTCTCTCTCGGCGTGCAAGTCTTGGGGAAGCTCGAGCTGGGCGGCGCGTCGCTCCAATATCAGCTTGTGCTGGCCAATGGCCGCGGCCGGCAGCCGTATGCGCAAGATGACAACAAGAATAAAGCGCTTGGGGCGCGGCTGCTGGCGGAGCTGCCGGCCTGGCATTTGAAAGCCGGATATTCCTTCTATTCCGAAAAAAATGGCTGGGCACACCACACCCGCCAAAGCTCCCACGCCGGAGATTTGCGTTTTGAATGGCGGCGCTGGCGCGTGAGCGGCGAATTTGCCCATTCGGTGTTAAATTCGGGGAATGTTTTCACTCCCAATCAAGTGGCGAACGGCGGCTATGGCGAGCTGGCTTATCAGCTTTTCAACCGGCAAACGATTTTGGTTCGTTACGACATTCTCGATCCGCACCGGCGGCGGTCCGGTGATTTGGAGCGGGATGTGACAATTGGCACGAGCGTGCAAATCATTCGGCAAACCGTCGTGGCCAAAGCCGAGGTGCATTTCTGGCGCGTGGAAAGCGGAGCGCCCCGACATTACACGCTCGGTATTGCCTCGCTGGCAGTGGTTTTTTGA
- a CDS encoding response regulator transcription factor, whose protein sequence is MRILIVEDETRLAKFIQKGLKEAGYVADVAEDAYNGEYLASLTDYDLILLDWLIPGRSGVELCRQWRQQGLHTPVIMITVKDSTADLVAALDSGADDYICKPFSFDELLARIRALLRRASAVPMAPKLELDDLVLDPSRREVFRGGAKIFLSSREFALLEFLLRNAGNVVSRTAISEHVWGNLFETNTNLVEVYINHLRKKLDCGSKRALIHTVRGAGYVMKVMEW, encoded by the coding sequence ATGAGAATTTTGATCGTCGAAGATGAAACGCGGTTGGCAAAATTCATTCAGAAAGGCCTCAAAGAGGCGGGCTATGTTGCCGACGTTGCCGAAGATGCGTACAACGGCGAATATCTCGCCTCGCTCACCGATTACGATCTCATTCTGCTGGACTGGCTGATTCCCGGCAGAAGCGGGGTGGAATTGTGCCGGCAGTGGCGCCAGCAAGGTCTGCACACCCCGGTGATCATGATCACCGTCAAAGATAGCACCGCCGATCTCGTCGCGGCTCTCGACAGCGGCGCGGACGATTACATCTGCAAGCCGTTCTCGTTCGACGAGCTGCTGGCGCGCATACGGGCGCTGTTGCGGCGCGCCTCGGCCGTGCCGATGGCGCCCAAGCTTGAGTTGGACGATCTCGTGCTCGATCCCTCGCGGCGCGAGGTGTTTCGCGGCGGCGCCAAGATTTTTCTCTCGAGCCGGGAGTTTGCACTGCTGGAATTTCTCCTGCGCAACGCCGGCAACGTCGTCTCGCGCACGGCGATCTCCGAGCACGTGTGGGGCAATCTCTTCGAGACGAATACCAACCTCGTTGAAGTTTACATCAATCATTTGCGCAAAAAATTGGACTGCGGATCAAAACGCGCGCTCATTCACACCGTGCGCGGCGCCGGTTACGTTATGAAGGTGATGGAGTGGTGA